A window from Aeromonas rivipollensis encodes these proteins:
- the ndk gene encoding nucleoside-diphosphate kinase, producing MAIERTFSIVKPDAVSKNLIGAIYSRFESAGLKVVAAKMLHLSSEQAAGFYAEHQGKPFYDGLVAFMTSGPVMVQVLEGEDAIRRHREIMGATNPKEALAGTLRSCYAESIDRNAVHGSDAPASAAREIAYFFSDAEICPRG from the coding sequence ATGGCTATCGAACGTACCTTCTCTATCGTCAAGCCGGACGCGGTCAGCAAGAACCTGATCGGTGCCATCTACAGCCGCTTCGAAAGCGCCGGCCTGAAAGTGGTCGCCGCCAAGATGCTGCACCTGAGCAGCGAGCAGGCCGCCGGTTTCTACGCCGAACACCAGGGCAAGCCTTTCTATGATGGCCTGGTCGCTTTCATGACCTCGGGCCCCGTCATGGTACAGGTGCTGGAAGGGGAAGACGCCATTCGCCGTCACCGCGAAATCATGGGCGCTACCAACCCGAAAGAGGCCCTGGCCGGTACCCTGCGTTCCTGCTATGCCGAGAGCATCGATCGCAACGCCGTGCACGGCTCCGATGCCCCGGCCTCTGCCGCCCGTGAAATCGCCTACTTCTTCTCCGACGCCGAGATCTGCCCGCGCGGCTGA
- the pepB gene encoding aminopeptidase PepB: MNVWLSREFAAPEWGEGALLSHRPDGMVIHLVTASPLLDIQQAARRLCGQGIQKVALCGHWEREQQWAFAQGLQTPKAEVELQWATSSEEDREELEARWLCGRWVREMTNATPEQLGPLELAVEAAAFITELAPDRISHRILKGEALQQAGWVGLYQVGRGSDREPVMLELDYNPTGDRNAPVLAALVGKGITFDSGGYSMKTSQGMLTMKHDMGGAAIVTGALALAILRGLDKRVKLILCCAENLVSGHAYKLGDILTYKNGTTVEIVNTDAEGRLVLADGLQLAGESGAPLIIDAATLTGAAVMALGGRYNALFGLDKGLVSRAMAYSDAEQEPAWPLPLEPWHRQQCPSHYADTANSRPVPGGGPGGASNAAGFLSRFVANGGQGWLHVDLAACFSENGDNLWAPGANTLGMRTIAHTLLAETRRGA; the protein is encoded by the coding sequence ATGAACGTCTGGCTGAGCCGTGAATTTGCCGCCCCCGAGTGGGGAGAGGGGGCACTGCTTTCCCATCGCCCCGACGGCATGGTGATCCACCTGGTGACGGCGTCGCCCTTGCTGGACATCCAGCAGGCGGCCCGCCGCCTCTGTGGTCAGGGGATCCAGAAGGTCGCCCTGTGCGGTCACTGGGAGCGCGAGCAGCAGTGGGCCTTCGCCCAGGGGCTGCAGACCCCCAAGGCCGAGGTGGAGCTGCAGTGGGCGACCTCGTCCGAAGAGGACAGGGAGGAGCTGGAGGCGCGCTGGCTGTGCGGGCGCTGGGTGCGCGAGATGACCAATGCGACCCCGGAGCAGCTGGGCCCGCTGGAGCTGGCGGTGGAGGCGGCGGCCTTCATCACCGAGCTGGCGCCGGACAGGATCAGTCATCGCATCCTCAAGGGGGAGGCGCTGCAACAGGCGGGTTGGGTCGGTCTCTATCAGGTTGGCCGCGGCAGCGATCGCGAACCCGTGATGCTTGAGCTGGACTACAACCCCACCGGGGATCGCAACGCCCCCGTGTTGGCGGCCCTGGTGGGCAAGGGGATCACCTTCGACTCCGGTGGCTACTCCATGAAAACCTCCCAGGGCATGCTCACCATGAAGCATGACATGGGGGGGGCGGCCATCGTCACCGGCGCCCTGGCGCTGGCCATACTGCGCGGGCTCGACAAGCGGGTGAAGCTCATCCTCTGCTGCGCCGAGAACCTGGTCTCCGGCCATGCCTACAAGCTGGGTGACATCCTCACCTACAAGAACGGCACCACGGTCGAAATCGTCAACACAGACGCCGAAGGGCGCCTGGTGCTGGCGGACGGCCTTCAGCTCGCCGGTGAATCCGGCGCGCCCCTCATCATAGACGCCGCCACCCTGACGGGGGCCGCCGTGATGGCGCTGGGGGGACGCTACAACGCCCTGTTTGGCCTCGACAAGGGGCTGGTGAGCCGCGCCATGGCTTACTCGGATGCGGAGCAGGAGCCGGCCTGGCCGCTGCCGCTCGAGCCCTGGCACCGCCAGCAGTGCCCGTCCCACTACGCCGACACGGCCAACAGCCGTCCGGTGCCGGGCGGTGGTCCGGGGGGCGCCTCCAACGCGGCGGGCTTCCTCTCCCGTTTCGTTGCCAACGGGGGGCAGGGCTGGCTGCACGTGGATCTGGCCGCCTGTTTCAGCGAGAACGGCGACAACCTCTGGGCGCCGGGGGCCAACACCCTGGGGATGCGCACCATAGCGCACACCCTGCTGGCGGAGACGCGCCGAGGGGCATGA
- the hscA gene encoding Fe-S protein assembly chaperone HscA: protein MALLQIAEPGQSAAPHQHKRAVGIDLGTTNSLVAAVRSGQADTLCDEQGRDLLPSVVHYQAAGSQSDAIRVGFDAKREAALDPHNTIVSVKRMMGKALADMDTRQQPYEFVAADNGMPQIQTRQGLVNPVQVSAEILKKLAERGVASLGGDLDGVVITVPAYFDDAQRQGTKDAARLAGLHVLRLLNEPTAAAIAYGLDSGQEGVIAVYDLGGGTFDISILRLHRGVFEVMATGGDSALGGDDFDHLLADWIKAQAGLSGQLEARTQRELLDVAAAVKHGLTDADRVSCTFAGWQGEVSRSQFDELIMPLVKRTLLACRRALRDAGLEQVEVLEVVMVGGSTRVPLVREQVGEFFQRTPLTSIDPDKVVAIGAAIQADILVGNKPDAEMLLLDVIPLSLGLETMGGLAEKVIPRNTTIPVARAQEFTTFKDGQTAMAIHVVQGERELVADCRSLARFTLTGIPPMAAGAAHIRVTFQVDADGLLSVSAMEKSSGVQAEIQVKPSYGLAEEDILSMLSASIANAQQDMDARMLAEQQVEADRVVESLNAALAADGEALLSAAERAEIDAAINHLLAMRATGTTNQIKDAIEAADAVSGEFAARRMDASIRKVLTGQNVNKV from the coding sequence ATGGCATTACTGCAAATCGCCGAGCCCGGCCAGAGCGCCGCGCCTCATCAGCATAAACGTGCCGTTGGCATCGATCTCGGCACCACCAACTCCCTGGTCGCCGCCGTACGCAGCGGCCAGGCCGACACCCTCTGTGACGAGCAAGGGCGCGATCTGCTGCCCTCTGTGGTGCACTATCAAGCTGCCGGGAGCCAGAGCGACGCCATCCGGGTAGGCTTTGACGCCAAGCGTGAAGCCGCCCTCGATCCCCACAACACCATCGTCTCGGTCAAACGGATGATGGGCAAGGCGCTGGCCGACATGGATACCCGTCAGCAGCCTTACGAGTTCGTGGCCGCCGACAACGGCATGCCCCAGATCCAGACCCGCCAGGGGCTGGTCAATCCGGTGCAGGTCTCGGCCGAGATCCTGAAAAAACTGGCCGAGCGCGGCGTCGCCTCCCTCGGCGGCGACCTCGATGGCGTGGTCATCACTGTGCCCGCCTATTTTGACGACGCTCAGCGCCAGGGGACCAAGGATGCGGCCCGGCTGGCCGGCCTGCACGTGCTGCGGCTGCTCAACGAGCCCACGGCCGCCGCCATCGCCTATGGCCTCGACTCCGGTCAGGAAGGGGTGATCGCCGTCTATGACCTCGGTGGCGGCACCTTCGACATCTCCATCCTGCGTCTGCATCGCGGTGTGTTCGAGGTGATGGCCACCGGCGGCGACTCGGCGCTGGGGGGCGATGACTTCGATCACCTGCTGGCGGACTGGATCAAGGCGCAAGCCGGCCTGAGCGGCCAGCTCGAAGCCCGCACCCAGCGCGAGCTGCTGGACGTGGCGGCGGCGGTCAAGCACGGCCTGACGGATGCCGACCGCGTTTCCTGCACCTTTGCCGGTTGGCAGGGGGAGGTGAGCCGCAGCCAGTTCGACGAGCTCATCATGCCGCTGGTCAAGCGCACCCTGCTGGCCTGCCGCCGCGCCTTGCGCGATGCGGGGCTCGAGCAGGTGGAAGTGCTGGAAGTGGTGATGGTGGGGGGCTCCACCCGGGTGCCGCTGGTGCGCGAGCAGGTAGGGGAGTTCTTCCAGCGTACGCCCCTGACCAGCATCGACCCGGACAAGGTGGTCGCCATCGGCGCCGCCATCCAGGCCGACATCCTGGTGGGCAACAAGCCCGATGCCGAGATGCTGCTGCTGGACGTGATCCCGCTCTCCCTGGGTCTTGAAACCATGGGTGGCCTCGCCGAGAAGGTGATCCCGCGCAACACCACCATACCGGTGGCCCGCGCCCAGGAGTTCACCACCTTCAAGGATGGCCAGACTGCCATGGCCATTCATGTGGTGCAGGGAGAACGCGAGCTGGTGGCGGATTGCCGCTCCCTGGCCCGCTTTACCCTGACCGGCATTCCGCCCATGGCGGCCGGCGCCGCCCACATTCGCGTCACCTTCCAGGTGGATGCGGACGGGCTGCTGTCGGTCAGCGCCATGGAGAAATCCTCCGGCGTGCAGGCGGAGATCCAGGTCAAGCCCTCCTATGGCTTGGCGGAAGAGGACATCCTCAGCATGCTGAGCGCCTCCATCGCCAATGCCCAGCAGGACATGGATGCCCGCATGCTGGCGGAGCAGCAGGTCGAAGCCGATCGGGTGGTGGAGAGCCTCAATGCGGCGCTGGCCGCCGATGGCGAAGCGCTGCTGAGTGCCGCCGAACGTGCCGAGATCGATGCCGCGATCAATCACCTGCTGGCCATGCGTGCCACCGGCACAACCAACCAAATCAAAGATGCCATCGAGGCGGCGGATGCCGTCAGTGGCGAGTTTGCGGCCCGTCGCATGGATGCCTCCATTCGCAAGGTGCTGACCGGCCAAAACGTCAACAAGGTGTAA
- a CDS encoding bifunctional tRNA (adenosine(37)-C2)-methyltransferase TrmG/ribosomal RNA large subunit methyltransferase RlmN yields MSETKTNLLDLDRDAMRAFFVELGEKPFRADQIMKWIYHSGCDDFDQMSNVNKALRERLKAIAEIRAPEVSREQRSADGTIKWALQVGDQEVETVYIPEADRATLCVSSQVGCALACTFCSTAQQGFNRNLKVSEIIGQVWRAAKIVGGKRPITNVVMMGMGEPLLNLANVVPAMSLMMDDFGFGISKRRVTLSTSGVVPALDMLGDQIDVALAISLHAPNDKLRSEIMPINDKYNIEAFLAGVRRYLAKSNANGGRVTVEYVLLDHINDDMQHAHELAQVLKETPCKINLIPFNPFPGNPFGKPSNSRIDRFSKVLMEYGLTVIVRKTRGDDIDAACGQLVGEVIDRTKRTMKNRMQQDGISVKMV; encoded by the coding sequence ATGAGCGAAACAAAAACCAACCTGCTGGATCTCGATCGGGATGCCATGCGTGCCTTCTTCGTCGAGCTGGGCGAGAAGCCGTTCCGGGCAGATCAGATAATGAAGTGGATCTACCACTCCGGTTGTGATGACTTCGATCAGATGAGCAACGTCAACAAGGCGTTGCGTGAGCGTCTCAAGGCCATTGCCGAGATCCGCGCCCCCGAGGTGAGCCGCGAGCAACGCTCCGCGGATGGCACCATCAAGTGGGCCCTGCAGGTCGGGGATCAGGAAGTCGAGACCGTCTACATCCCGGAGGCGGATCGTGCGACCCTCTGTGTCTCCTCCCAGGTCGGCTGCGCCCTGGCGTGCACCTTCTGCTCCACCGCCCAGCAAGGCTTCAACCGCAACCTGAAGGTCTCCGAGATCATCGGCCAGGTCTGGCGCGCCGCCAAGATAGTCGGTGGCAAGCGCCCCATCACCAACGTGGTGATGATGGGCATGGGCGAGCCGCTGCTGAACCTCGCCAACGTGGTGCCGGCCATGAGCCTGATGATGGATGATTTTGGTTTTGGCATCTCCAAGCGCCGCGTCACCCTCTCCACCTCCGGTGTGGTACCGGCACTGGACATGCTGGGGGACCAGATCGACGTGGCCCTGGCCATCTCCCTGCATGCGCCGAACGACAAGCTGCGCTCCGAGATCATGCCGATCAACGACAAGTACAACATCGAGGCCTTCCTGGCGGGTGTGCGCCGTTATCTGGCCAAATCCAACGCCAATGGCGGCCGGGTGACGGTGGAGTATGTGCTGCTCGATCATATCAATGACGACATGCAGCATGCCCACGAGTTGGCGCAGGTGCTCAAAGAGACCCCTTGCAAGATCAACCTGATCCCCTTCAACCCCTTCCCGGGCAATCCGTTTGGCAAGCCGAGCAACAGCCGCATCGACCGTTTCTCCAAGGTGTTGATGGAGTACGGCCTGACCGTCATCGTCCGCAAGACCCGCGGGGATGACATAGACGCGGCCTGTGGCCAGTTGGTGGGGGAGGTGATCGACCGCACCAAGCGCACCATGAAAAATCGGATGCAACAGGATGGGATTTCCGTCAAAATGGTTTAA
- the fdx gene encoding ISC system 2Fe-2S type ferredoxin: MPKLIILPHPELCPDGAALEGATGETILDIALRNGIEIEHACEKSCACTTCHCVVREGFDSLEPSDELEDDMLDKAWGLEPESRLSCQARLADEDLVVELPKYTINLASERH, translated from the coding sequence ATGCCAAAACTGATCATTCTGCCTCACCCCGAACTCTGTCCGGACGGCGCAGCCCTCGAGGGTGCGACCGGTGAGACCATACTGGACATCGCCCTGCGCAACGGCATCGAGATCGAGCATGCCTGCGAGAAGTCCTGTGCCTGTACCACCTGCCACTGCGTGGTGCGGGAGGGCTTTGACTCCCTCGAGCCGAGCGATGAGCTGGAAGACGACATGCTGGACAAGGCATGGGGACTGGAACCGGAATCCCGCTTGAGCTGCCAGGCCCGTCTGGCGGACGAGGATCTGGTGGTGGAGCTGCCCAAGTACACCATCAACCTCGCCTCCGAGCGTCATTGA
- the rodZ gene encoding cytoskeleton protein RodZ: protein MTTEQPHDFQDDSQAVGPGQLLRNAREQLGWTREQVASRIHLRLTLIAAIEADTYDKHTSHTFIRGYLRAYAKLVGIPEETILAAYDKLGLTPPDNIDMQSFSRRSRQQANDSRLKVVTWLVILVLIALSIAWWWQSTARRSAGDEALAASEMGTEQTVSVASVTTTVDVADPVLPVASDAVATEVVVSDAAATVPAVVAATSAALSTETSAAEATQSPAETAATEPGKAPQLKMSFTADCWLDVKDANGKTLFSGLKKANDELVLEGPEPLRFIIGAPMAVNLEYQGKSFDMSRYNNGRTARFSLPQE, encoded by the coding sequence ATGACTACTGAACAGCCACACGATTTTCAAGACGACTCCCAGGCAGTGGGCCCAGGCCAGCTGCTGCGCAACGCCCGTGAACAGCTTGGCTGGACACGAGAGCAGGTTGCGTCCCGCATTCACCTTCGTCTGACTCTGATCGCCGCCATTGAGGCGGATACCTACGACAAGCATACGTCCCACACCTTCATTCGCGGCTATCTGCGCGCCTATGCCAAGCTGGTCGGCATTCCCGAGGAGACCATACTCGCGGCCTACGACAAGCTGGGACTGACGCCGCCCGATAACATCGACATGCAGAGCTTCTCCCGTCGCTCCCGTCAGCAAGCCAACGACAGTCGGCTCAAGGTGGTGACCTGGCTGGTGATCCTGGTGTTGATCGCGCTCTCCATCGCCTGGTGGTGGCAGAGCACGGCACGTCGCTCCGCCGGGGATGAAGCCCTGGCGGCGAGTGAGATGGGCACGGAGCAGACGGTGTCGGTCGCCAGCGTGACGACCACAGTGGACGTCGCCGACCCCGTATTGCCCGTGGCCTCCGACGCCGTGGCGACGGAAGTTGTGGTGAGTGACGCCGCCGCCACTGTGCCTGCCGTCGTTGCCGCGACCAGTGCCGCCCTGTCTACCGAGACCTCGGCTGCTGAGGCGACCCAGTCACCGGCAGAGACGGCCGCCACCGAACCTGGCAAGGCGCCCCAGCTCAAGATGAGCTTCACCGCCGACTGCTGGCTGGATGTCAAGGATGCCAACGGCAAGACCCTGTTCAGCGGTCTGAAGAAGGCGAACGACGAGCTTGTGCTGGAAGGACCCGAGCCACTCAGATTCATCATTGGCGCGCCCATGGCGGTCAATCTCGAATATCAGGGCAAGTCCTTCGACATGAGCCGTTACAACAACGGCCGGACTGCTCGCTTCTCACTGCCGCAGGAGTAA
- the pepB gene encoding aminopeptidase PepB, whose translation MADMMKVLLSAQAAAAVWGEGALLSFSGEETLIHLGATVQQQDALRTIQRAARRLESSGIKRVSLAGEGWDLERRYAFAQGFYAAKGQRELDFGEQSAAQARELEALIKATRWVREVTNGCPEEIYPMSLAESALLLIRGLGGDQVTARITAGEALREAGHIGIWSVGRGSEREPVLLELDYNPTGDRNALVVAALVGKGITFDSGGYSMKSSDNMLPMKSDMGGAAMVTGALALAISRGLDKRVKLILCCAENLVSGHAFKLGDILTYKNGISVEIQNTDAEGRLVLADGLLAASDSGAAHILDAATLTGAAKTALGRDYNAVFALDEGEQARALASAKAENEKAWPLPLEPWHVGQLTSAFAELGNVASAEGTAGATTAAAFLSRFVRDEGKGWVHLDLAASYQKSGNELWATGAKGHGLRTIARWLQEVCA comes from the coding sequence ATGGCTGACATGATGAAGGTACTGTTATCCGCCCAGGCCGCTGCCGCCGTCTGGGGTGAAGGCGCCCTGCTCAGTTTCAGCGGTGAGGAGACCCTGATCCACCTGGGCGCTACCGTCCAGCAGCAGGATGCCTTGCGCACCATTCAGCGGGCGGCCCGCCGACTCGAATCGAGCGGCATCAAGCGGGTGAGCCTGGCCGGTGAGGGTTGGGATCTGGAGCGTCGTTACGCCTTCGCCCAGGGCTTCTATGCCGCCAAGGGGCAGCGTGAACTGGACTTCGGCGAGCAGAGCGCGGCGCAGGCCCGTGAGCTGGAGGCGCTGATCAAGGCGACCCGCTGGGTGCGCGAGGTGACCAACGGTTGCCCGGAAGAGATCTACCCCATGAGTCTGGCAGAGTCCGCCCTGCTGCTGATCCGCGGCCTGGGTGGCGATCAGGTCACCGCCCGCATCACCGCAGGAGAAGCCCTGCGGGAGGCCGGCCATATCGGGATCTGGTCGGTGGGCCGCGGCAGCGAGCGCGAGCCCGTGCTGCTGGAGCTGGACTACAACCCGACCGGGGATCGCAACGCCCTCGTGGTGGCGGCCCTGGTGGGCAAGGGCATCACCTTCGACTCCGGTGGCTACTCCATGAAGTCCTCTGACAACATGCTGCCGATGAAGTCCGACATGGGCGGTGCCGCCATGGTGACCGGCGCCCTGGCGCTCGCCATCAGCCGCGGCCTCGACAAGCGGGTGAAGCTTATCCTCTGCTGCGCCGAGAACCTGGTCTCCGGCCACGCCTTCAAGCTCGGTGACATCCTCACCTACAAGAACGGCATCTCGGTGGAGATCCAGAACACTGACGCCGAAGGTCGCCTGGTGCTGGCCGATGGCCTGCTGGCGGCCTCCGACAGCGGCGCGGCCCACATTCTCGATGCCGCCACCCTGACCGGTGCCGCCAAGACGGCGCTGGGGCGCGACTACAACGCCGTGTTTGCCCTCGACGAGGGGGAGCAGGCGCGCGCCCTGGCCTCCGCCAAAGCCGAGAACGAGAAGGCCTGGCCCCTGCCGCTGGAACCCTGGCATGTGGGACAGCTCACCTCGGCCTTCGCCGAGCTGGGTAACGTGGCCTCCGCCGAAGGCACCGCCGGTGCTACTACGGCCGCCGCCTTTTTGTCGCGCTTCGTCCGTGACGAGGGCAAGGGCTGGGTGCACCTGGATCTCGCCGCCTCCTATCAAAAGTCCGGCAACGAACTGTGGGCGACCGGCGCCAAGGGCCACGGCCTGCGCACTATAGCTCGCTGGTTGCAGGAGGTGTGTGCATGA
- the hscB gene encoding co-chaperone HscB — protein MNHFELFGLAEGFELDTRQLADTYRQLQTRFHPDRFATAPEREQLAAVQRAAQINDAFTTLKSPLRRAEYLLSLRGTDIRGEQQTLQDTSFLMQQLEWRERLADLKGNASPERAIEDFRREIRHDHQSLMQRLTEALTAGEDLTAADCVRKLKFVDKLLEELERFEDSLFES, from the coding sequence ATGAATCATTTCGAGCTGTTCGGGCTGGCTGAGGGCTTCGAGCTCGATACCCGCCAGCTGGCAGACACCTACCGCCAGTTGCAGACCCGGTTCCACCCCGATCGTTTTGCCACAGCCCCCGAGCGGGAGCAGTTGGCCGCGGTGCAGCGTGCCGCCCAGATCAACGATGCCTTCACCACCCTCAAGTCCCCCCTGCGCCGAGCCGAATACCTGCTCTCCCTGCGCGGCACCGACATTCGAGGCGAGCAACAGACCCTGCAAGACACCTCTTTCCTGATGCAACAGCTGGAGTGGCGCGAGCGTCTGGCTGACCTGAAAGGGAATGCGAGTCCTGAGCGTGCCATCGAAGATTTTCGTCGCGAGATCAGGCATGATCACCAGTCTCTGATGCAACGGCTGACCGAGGCCCTCACTGCGGGTGAAGATCTGACGGCGGCCGATTGCGTGCGCAAACTCAAGTTTGTCGACAAGCTCCTCGAGGAGCTGGAACGATTCGAAGACTCGCTGTTCGAGTCTTGA
- the tapF gene encoding PilW family type IVa pilus biogenesis/stability lipoprotein TapF: MYRQEMDIRTLIVVAALCALPGCVTETTYAGQNSTQREVGPDFKAAAQTRLDLGIQYLRQGNAEQAKFNLDRALQYDPSNPQVYIGFAYFYQQVSDFKAAEENYKKALSMDPTNADAMNNYGAFLCNRGRFEEAEKAFLQAVSQPDYVKIADTYENAALCSMQNNRNDKANEYYRLALGYNPRNPRLLLDMAELSMKDGKLPDVQSYLVRFAEVADENEESLWLRLRLAQAMDKPALLHQFGTELVRQYPTSQQAKRYLANDY; this comes from the coding sequence TTGTATAGACAGGAAATGGATATCCGTACATTGATCGTAGTGGCAGCGCTCTGCGCGCTGCCTGGCTGTGTCACCGAGACCACTTACGCTGGCCAGAATTCGACCCAGCGTGAAGTGGGTCCCGACTTCAAGGCGGCTGCCCAGACCCGTCTCGATCTGGGTATTCAATACCTGCGTCAGGGCAATGCCGAACAGGCCAAGTTCAACCTTGACCGGGCCCTCCAGTACGATCCCAGCAACCCTCAGGTCTATATCGGCTTCGCCTATTTCTACCAGCAGGTATCCGATTTCAAGGCGGCCGAGGAGAACTACAAGAAAGCGCTGTCCATGGATCCGACCAATGCTGACGCTATGAACAACTACGGTGCCTTCCTGTGCAACCGTGGCCGTTTCGAGGAGGCGGAGAAGGCATTCCTGCAGGCGGTCAGCCAGCCAGATTACGTCAAGATCGCCGATACCTACGAGAATGCGGCGCTCTGCTCGATGCAAAATAACAGAAATGACAAGGCCAACGAGTACTATCGTCTGGCCTTGGGGTATAATCCCCGCAATCCAAGGTTATTGCTGGACATGGCCGAGCTTTCCATGAAAGATGGCAAGCTGCCTGATGTGCAGTCTTACCTCGTGCGTTTTGCCGAAGTGGCAGACGAAAACGAGGAGAGCCTCTGGCTCCGGCTGCGGCTGGCCCAGGCCATGGACAAACCGGCATTACTTCACCAATTCGGGACTGAGCTGGTAAGGCAATATCCCACTTCGCAACAAGCCAAGCGTTACTTAGCCAATGACTACTGA
- the iscA gene encoding iron-sulfur cluster assembly protein IscA, translating into MAITMTDAAAARVSSFITNRGKGIGLRLGVKTTGCSGLAYVLEFVDELAAEDQVFEQNGVKIIVDAKSLIHLDGTELDFVKEGLNEGFQFNNPNAKGECGCGESFSV; encoded by the coding sequence ATGGCCATTACCATGACAGATGCCGCAGCGGCACGGGTTTCCTCTTTCATAACCAACCGGGGCAAGGGCATAGGCCTGCGCCTCGGCGTTAAGACCACCGGCTGTTCTGGCCTTGCCTATGTGCTCGAGTTTGTGGATGAGCTGGCCGCTGAGGATCAGGTATTCGAGCAGAATGGTGTCAAGATCATCGTCGATGCCAAGAGCCTGATCCATCTGGATGGCACCGAGCTGGACTTCGTCAAGGAGGGCCTCAACGAGGGCTTCCAGTTCAACAACCCGAATGCCAAGGGCGAGTGTGGTTGTGGCGAAAGTTTCAGTGTGTAA
- the iscU gene encoding Fe-S cluster assembly scaffold IscU — MAYSEKVIDHYENPRNVGGFDKNDPSIATGMVGAPACGDVMKLQLKISDDGIIEDAKFKTYGCGSAIASSSLVTEWVKGKTLDEAAGIKNTDIAEELALPPVKIHCSILAEDAIKAAIADYKQKKGL, encoded by the coding sequence ATGGCTTACAGTGAAAAAGTAATCGACCACTACGAGAATCCCCGCAACGTGGGTGGCTTCGACAAGAACGATCCCAGCATCGCGACCGGCATGGTCGGCGCCCCGGCCTGTGGCGACGTGATGAAGCTGCAACTGAAGATCAGCGACGACGGCATCATCGAAGACGCCAAGTTCAAGACCTACGGCTGTGGCTCCGCCATCGCCTCCAGCTCCCTGGTGACCGAGTGGGTCAAGGGCAAGACCCTGGACGAAGCCGCCGGCATCAAGAACACCGACATCGCCGAAGAGCTGGCCCTGCCACCGGTGAAGATCCACTGCTCCATTCTGGCGGAGGATGCCATCAAGGCCGCCATCGCCGATTACAAGCAGAAGAAAGGTCTCTAA